The following are from one region of the Salmo trutta unplaced genomic scaffold, fSalTru1.1, whole genome shotgun sequence genome:
- the LOC115187852 gene encoding glypican-6-like, whose product MLLVADRLEGPFNIEAVMEPIDVKISEAIMTMQDNSMTVSAKVFQGCGQPKPSGMGSSRSARGISDVFNARFRPFSPEERPTTAAGTSLDRLRIVWRTMQHGRDASL is encoded by the exons ATGTTGCTGGTAGCTGACCGACTGGAGGGACCCTTCAACATCGAAGCCGTCATGGAACCGATAGATGTCAAGATTTCTGAAGCCATCATGACCATGCAAGACAACAGCATGAcagtttcagctaag GTGTTCCAGGGGTGTGGTCAGCCCAAGCCGTCTGGGATGGGCAGCAGCAGATCAGCCAGGGGAATCTCTGATGTCTTCAACGCCCGCTTCAGACCCTTCAGCCCAGAGGAGAGGCCCACCACCGCTGCTGGCACCAGCCTGGACAGACTg AGGATAGTGTGGAGGACAATGCAACACGGC AGAGATGCATCGCTGTAG